One part of the Bradyrhizobium sp. CB1650 genome encodes these proteins:
- a CDS encoding circularly permuted type 2 ATP-grasp protein codes for MAVAFDEMKIPGGELRPAYQELARWLEETPPEALEYRRQEAELLFRRIGITFAVYGDAESTERLIPFDVIPRIMSGREWALLERGLKQRVRALNMFLRDIYHGRDILRAGIVPDDLIFQNPVFRPEMNGQQVPHDVYVHIAGIDIVRVDAEDFIVLEDNARTPSGVSYMLENREIMMRLFPDLFARHRVAPVERYPDELLAALRSVAPHSASSEPTVALLTPGVYNSAYYEHSFLADKLGIELVEGRDLVVKNNEVFMRTTEGLKRVDVIYRRVDDDFLDPLTFRPDSVLGVPGLMSAYAAGNITLANAVGTGIADDKAIYSYMPDIVKFYLGEEPILKNVPTWRCREPKDLAYVLDNLGELVVKEVHGSGGYGMLIGPAATKATIEAFREKLKREPEGFIAQPTLALSTCPTCTASGLAPRHVDLRPFVLTGSKHTTIVPGGLTRVALKEGSLVVNSSQGGGTKDTWILDE; via the coding sequence ATGGCAGTCGCGTTTGATGAAATGAAAATTCCCGGCGGGGAGCTTCGCCCCGCCTATCAGGAGCTGGCCCGCTGGCTCGAGGAGACGCCTCCCGAGGCACTCGAATATCGCCGGCAGGAGGCCGAGCTCCTGTTCCGCCGCATCGGCATCACCTTCGCAGTCTATGGCGACGCCGAGTCCACCGAGCGCCTGATCCCGTTCGACGTGATCCCGCGGATCATGTCCGGCAGAGAATGGGCCCTCCTGGAGCGGGGCCTGAAGCAGCGCGTTCGCGCGCTCAACATGTTCTTGCGCGACATCTATCACGGCCGCGACATCCTGCGGGCCGGCATCGTGCCCGACGATCTGATCTTCCAGAACCCGGTCTTCCGTCCCGAGATGAACGGCCAGCAGGTGCCGCACGACGTTTACGTGCACATCGCCGGCATCGACATCGTCCGGGTCGACGCCGAGGACTTCATCGTGCTGGAGGACAATGCACGCACGCCCTCGGGCGTGTCCTACATGCTGGAAAACCGCGAGATCATGATGCGGCTGTTTCCGGACCTGTTCGCCCGCCACAGGGTGGCGCCGGTCGAGCGCTATCCGGACGAGCTGCTCGCCGCGCTTCGCTCGGTTGCGCCGCACAGCGCATCAAGCGAGCCGACCGTGGCGCTGCTCACCCCCGGCGTCTACAATTCGGCCTATTACGAGCACTCGTTCCTGGCCGACAAGCTCGGCATCGAGCTCGTCGAAGGCCGCGACCTCGTCGTCAAGAACAACGAAGTGTTCATGCGCACGACCGAGGGGCTGAAGCGTGTCGACGTGATCTATCGCCGCGTCGACGACGACTTCCTCGATCCCCTCACCTTCCGCCCCGACTCCGTGCTCGGCGTGCCCGGGCTGATGTCGGCCTACGCGGCCGGCAACATCACGCTCGCCAACGCCGTCGGCACCGGGATCGCCGACGACAAGGCGATCTACTCCTACATGCCGGATATCGTGAAATTCTATCTCGGCGAGGAGCCGATCCTGAAGAACGTGCCGACCTGGCGCTGCCGCGAGCCGAAGGATCTCGCCTATGTGCTGGACAATCTGGGCGAGCTCGTGGTGAAGGAGGTGCACGGCTCCGGCGGCTACGGCATGCTGATCGGGCCGGCGGCGACGAAGGCGACGATCGAGGCCTTCCGCGAGAAGCTCAAGCGCGAGCCGGAAGGCTTCATCGCCCAGCCGACGCTGGCGCTCTCGACCTGTCCGACCTGCACCGCAAGCGGCCTTGCGCCTCGCCACGTGGATCTGCGCCCGTTTGTGCTGACGGGCAGCAAGCACACCACCATCGTGCCTGGCGGCCTCACCCGCGTCGCGCTGAAGGAAGGCTCGCTGGTGGTGAATTCAAGCCAGGGCGGCGGCACCAAAGACACCTGGATCCTGGACGAGTAG
- a CDS encoding molybdopterin-binding protein: MSEIVTAGILVIGDEILSGRTKDKNIGFIAEYLTNIGIDLKEVRVVADDEDDIIAALNALRQRYTYVFTTGGIGPTHDDITADSVAKAFGVGIDHHPEVVARFRERWSGQDLNEARLRMARIPDGAELIQSATILAPGFKIGNVIVMAGVPSIMQAMMDIVSPKLKSGVRMLSDSVRANAREGDIGSPLRAIATAHPDTIIGSYPFMDEEQQPNTNLVVRSRDPDKLAAAMAAVKEMLAGLNITR, translated from the coding sequence ATGAGCGAGATCGTCACGGCGGGCATTCTGGTCATCGGGGATGAAATCCTGTCCGGCCGCACCAAGGACAAGAATATCGGCTTCATCGCCGAATACCTGACCAATATCGGCATCGACCTGAAGGAGGTCCGGGTCGTCGCCGATGACGAGGACGACATCATCGCCGCATTGAACGCGCTGCGGCAACGCTACACCTACGTCTTTACTACCGGCGGCATCGGGCCGACCCATGACGACATCACCGCCGACAGCGTGGCCAAGGCGTTCGGCGTCGGCATCGATCACCATCCGGAGGTCGTCGCCCGTTTCCGCGAGCGCTGGAGCGGGCAGGACCTGAACGAGGCCCGGCTGCGCATGGCCCGCATCCCCGACGGCGCCGAGCTGATCCAGAGCGCGACCATCCTCGCCCCCGGCTTCAAGATCGGCAATGTCATCGTGATGGCGGGGGTGCCGTCGATCATGCAGGCGATGATGGACATCGTCTCGCCCAAGCTGAAATCGGGCGTGCGCATGCTCTCCGACTCGGTCCGCGCCAATGCGCGGGAAGGCGACATCGGCAGCCCGCTGCGGGCGATTGCCACGGCCCATCCCGACACCATCATCGGCAGCTATCCGTTCATGGACGAAGAGCAGCAGCCGAACACCAATCTGGTGGTGCGCTCGCGCGATCCGGACAAGCTTGCGGCGGCGATGGCCGCGGTGAAGGAAATGCTGGCGGGATTGAACATCACTCGCTAA
- the gpt gene encoding xanthine phosphoribosyltransferase, giving the protein MAGEAPELNAQKAFPVSWDQFHRDCRALTWRLNEVGPFHAVIAITRGGLVPAAIVARELGVRVIDTVCIASYDHTKQGDLQVLKGISDAAMKLGGGTGKGLLIVDDLVDTGKTGRLVREMLPDAHFATVYAKPKGRPLVDTFITEVSQDTWIFFPWDTALSYHPPLRDGAA; this is encoded by the coding sequence ATGGCTGGTGAAGCACCGGAACTGAATGCGCAGAAGGCCTTCCCGGTCTCATGGGATCAGTTCCATCGCGATTGCCGGGCGCTGACCTGGCGGCTCAACGAGGTTGGTCCATTCCACGCGGTGATCGCGATCACCCGCGGCGGCCTGGTGCCGGCCGCGATCGTCGCGCGCGAGCTCGGGGTGCGCGTCATCGATACGGTCTGCATCGCGAGCTACGACCATACCAAGCAGGGCGACCTGCAGGTCCTCAAGGGCATCTCCGATGCGGCGATGAAGCTCGGCGGCGGTACCGGCAAGGGTCTTCTGATCGTCGATGACCTCGTCGACACCGGCAAGACCGGCAGGCTGGTGCGCGAAATGCTGCCCGATGCGCATTTCGCCACTGTCTACGCCAAGCCCAAGGGCCGTCCGCTGGTCGATACCTTCATCACGGAAGTCTCGCAGGACACCTGGATCTTCTTCCCGTGGGACACCGCGCTCTCCTACCACCCGCCGCTCCGCGACGGCGCGGCGTAG
- a CDS encoding methionine synthase: MLFPTTIAGSLPKPEWLAEPNMLWAPWKSKGDELARAKRDATMLAVKVQEDAGIDIVTEGEQARQHFVHGFLEKIDGIDFAHKVEMGIRKDRYKAMVPQVVAPLQLKGRVHADEARVARAHTKKKLKFTLPGPMTIIDTIADRYYGDRVKMAFAFAELLNEEAKALQADGVDLVQFDEPAFNVYMDEVNDWGIKALERAAEGLTCATAVHICYGYGIKANTDWKETLGSQWRQYEQIFPAIDASSIQQVAIECRNSKVPLDLLALLKNKIVQAGVIDVASDTIETAEDVVQVIDAVSKFVPKSNIIATTNCGMAPMRREIAEAKVIALGAGAALARDTLG, from the coding sequence ATGCTGTTTCCTACCACGATCGCCGGCTCCTTGCCGAAGCCGGAATGGCTCGCCGAGCCCAACATGCTCTGGGCGCCCTGGAAGTCGAAAGGCGACGAGCTTGCACGCGCCAAGCGCGACGCGACGATGCTTGCCGTGAAAGTTCAGGAGGACGCCGGCATCGACATCGTCACCGAGGGCGAGCAGGCGCGGCAGCATTTCGTGCACGGTTTCCTCGAGAAGATCGACGGCATCGATTTCGCCCACAAGGTCGAGATGGGCATCCGCAAAGACCGCTACAAGGCGATGGTGCCGCAGGTGGTCGCGCCGCTCCAGCTCAAGGGTCGCGTCCACGCCGACGAAGCGCGCGTTGCGCGCGCGCATACCAAGAAGAAGCTGAAGTTCACCCTGCCCGGCCCGATGACCATCATCGACACCATCGCCGACCGCTACTATGGCGACCGCGTCAAGATGGCCTTTGCCTTCGCCGAGCTTCTGAACGAGGAAGCCAAGGCGCTGCAGGCCGATGGCGTCGATCTCGTGCAGTTCGACGAGCCCGCCTTCAACGTCTACATGGACGAAGTCAACGACTGGGGCATCAAGGCGCTCGAGCGCGCCGCGGAGGGACTGACCTGCGCCACGGCCGTGCATATCTGCTACGGCTATGGCATCAAGGCCAACACCGACTGGAAGGAGACGCTCGGCAGCCAATGGCGGCAGTATGAGCAGATATTTCCGGCGATCGACGCGAGCTCGATCCAGCAGGTCGCGATCGAGTGCCGCAACTCGAAGGTGCCGCTCGACCTGCTCGCGCTGCTCAAGAACAAGATCGTGCAGGCCGGTGTGATCGATGTCGCGAGCGACACGATCGAGACGGCCGAGGACGTCGTGCAGGTGATCGACGCGGTATCGAAATTCGTGCCGAAGAGCAACATCATCGCGACCACCAATTGCGGCATGGCGCCGATGCGGCGGGAGATCGCGGAAGCCAAGGTGATCGCGCTTGGCGCCGGTGCCGCACTGGCGCGCGACACACTGGGATGA
- a CDS encoding 2-hydroxychromene-2-carboxylate isomerase, giving the protein MIEFFFDCSSPWTYLAFHNIRPLAKELGAEIAWRPILVGGIFNTVNPSVYAQREKPVPLKARYMLKDLGDWARSAGLAIKMPPTVFPVNSVKAMRGCIWLGRDVVPFATAVFETYWAEDKDISQDAVLAEICKKVGIDEQKFFAGISEQGTKDQLKANTEEVVARGGFGSPTIFVGKTDMYFGNDRLPLIREALLRRKASAA; this is encoded by the coding sequence ATGATCGAATTCTTCTTCGACTGTTCCAGCCCCTGGACCTATCTCGCCTTCCATAACATCCGGCCGCTGGCGAAAGAGCTCGGTGCCGAGATCGCCTGGCGTCCGATCCTGGTCGGTGGCATCTTCAACACGGTCAACCCGAGCGTTTACGCGCAACGCGAGAAGCCGGTGCCGCTGAAGGCGCGGTACATGCTGAAGGACCTCGGCGACTGGGCGCGCTCGGCGGGGCTCGCGATCAAGATGCCGCCGACCGTATTTCCCGTGAACAGCGTCAAGGCCATGCGCGGCTGCATCTGGCTCGGCAGAGACGTGGTGCCGTTCGCGACCGCGGTGTTCGAGACCTATTGGGCCGAGGACAAGGACATTTCGCAGGACGCGGTGCTCGCCGAGATCTGCAAGAAGGTCGGCATAGACGAGCAGAAGTTCTTTGCCGGCATTTCCGAGCAGGGCACCAAGGACCAGCTCAAGGCCAATACGGAAGAGGTGGTGGCCCGCGGTGGCTTCGGCTCGCCCACGATCTTCGTCGGGAAGACTGACATGTACTTTGGCAACGACCGCCTGCCGCTGATCCGCGAGGCGCTGCTGCGCCGCAAGGCGAGCGCGGCCTGA
- a CDS encoding NADPH:quinone oxidoreductase family protein produces MVRAVVCRQLGAPETLRLEEFPSRSLKPGEVRVAIRAAGLNFPDVLMAAGEYQLKPELPFTPGMEAAGDATELGAEVSGIAVGDKIIVKMRHGAFTDEAVVMPAQLTPMPSTFDYAEAATYLAGHGTAYHALIDRGRVEPGEVLLVHGAGGGVGLAAVEIGKLLGATVIATASSDEKLAIARSRGADHLIRYDREPFRDAVKRITEGRGADVVFDPVGGEVFENSLRCIAWGARVLVIGFTGGIGSAKTNLLLIKGASVLGVRAGEAVRKNPALGEVRLKALLKWAEEGKLRPNVSHRLPLEDYAKAMRLLIDRKAIGRVALVMD; encoded by the coding sequence ATGGTGCGGGCTGTCGTCTGTCGCCAGCTCGGCGCACCCGAGACGTTGCGGCTGGAGGAATTTCCCTCCCGTTCGCTGAAACCGGGCGAGGTGCGTGTCGCAATCCGCGCTGCCGGGCTGAATTTTCCCGATGTGCTGATGGCCGCGGGCGAATATCAGCTCAAGCCCGAGCTGCCCTTCACGCCGGGGATGGAAGCCGCGGGCGACGCGACCGAGCTTGGGGCGGAGGTGAGCGGCATCGCGGTCGGCGACAAGATCATCGTCAAGATGCGTCACGGCGCCTTCACGGATGAAGCGGTGGTGATGCCGGCGCAGCTCACCCCAATGCCCTCGACCTTCGACTATGCGGAAGCGGCGACCTATCTCGCCGGCCACGGCACCGCATATCATGCGCTGATCGATCGCGGCAGGGTCGAGCCGGGCGAGGTGCTGCTGGTGCATGGGGCGGGCGGTGGCGTGGGCCTTGCTGCTGTCGAGATCGGCAAGCTTTTGGGTGCGACCGTGATCGCCACGGCCTCGAGCGACGAAAAGCTCGCTATCGCGAGGTCGCGAGGCGCCGATCATCTCATCCGCTACGACCGCGAGCCGTTCCGCGATGCCGTCAAGCGCATCACCGAGGGCCGCGGCGCGGACGTCGTGTTCGATCCCGTCGGCGGCGAGGTTTTCGAGAACAGCTTGCGCTGCATTGCCTGGGGCGCGCGCGTGCTCGTCATCGGCTTCACCGGCGGCATCGGCTCGGCGAAGACCAATTTGCTGCTGATCAAGGGCGCGAGCGTCCTCGGCGTGCGGGCCGGGGAAGCCGTCCGCAAAAATCCTGCGCTGGGCGAGGTGCGGCTGAAGGCACTGCTGAAATGGGCGGAGGAGGGCAAGCTCCGGCCCAACGTCTCGCACCGCCTGCCACTGGAGGACTACGCGAAGGCGATGCGACTCCTGATCGATCGCAAGGCGATCGGGCGCGTGGCGCTGGTGATGGATTGA
- a CDS encoding crotonase/enoyl-CoA hydratase family protein, translated as MAYETIKYEVAEQILTIALNRPDKLNAFNAQMQAELIDAFDAADKDDNVRAIIITGAGRGFCAGADLSSGADTFDRDARRGPVKRFSDGRVDYSDPQVRDGGGQVTLRIFKCLKPVIAAVNGPAVGIGVTMQLAMDIRIASEAARFGFVFSQRGIVPEAASSWFLPRIVGISQALEWCYSGRVFPAQEALAGRLVSKVVPPDDLLPTARALAKEIAAKTAPVSVALIRQMMWRMMGADDPMEAHKVDSRGIYARGRSDDVKEGVMSFLEKRPAQFKNKVSTDMPDYFPWWTEREYK; from the coding sequence ATGGCGTATGAGACGATCAAATACGAGGTCGCCGAGCAGATTCTCACCATCGCGCTGAACCGGCCCGACAAGCTCAACGCCTTCAACGCGCAGATGCAAGCCGAGCTGATCGACGCGTTCGACGCCGCCGACAAGGACGACAACGTTCGCGCCATCATCATCACCGGCGCCGGCCGCGGCTTCTGCGCAGGTGCCGATCTGTCCTCCGGCGCTGATACCTTCGATCGCGATGCACGGCGCGGGCCGGTGAAGCGGTTTTCCGACGGCAGGGTCGACTACAGCGATCCGCAGGTGCGCGACGGCGGCGGCCAGGTGACGCTGCGCATCTTCAAGTGCCTGAAGCCGGTGATCGCCGCGGTCAACGGCCCGGCGGTCGGCATCGGCGTCACCATGCAGCTCGCGATGGACATCCGCATTGCGTCCGAGGCCGCGCGGTTCGGCTTCGTGTTCTCCCAGCGCGGCATCGTGCCGGAGGCCGCCTCGAGCTGGTTTCTGCCGCGGATCGTCGGCATCTCGCAGGCGCTGGAATGGTGCTATTCGGGCCGCGTCTTCCCGGCGCAGGAGGCGCTCGCCGGACGTCTCGTCAGCAAGGTCGTGCCGCCGGACGACCTTTTGCCGACCGCGCGTGCTCTCGCCAAGGAAATCGCGGCCAAGACCGCGCCGGTCTCGGTGGCGCTGATCCGCCAGATGATGTGGCGCATGATGGGCGCGGACGATCCGATGGAAGCGCACAAGGTCGACAGCCGCGGCATCTATGCCCGCGGCCGCTCCGACGACGTCAAGGAAGGCGTGATGTCGTTCCTGGAGAAACGCCCGGCGCAGTTCAAGAACAAGGTCTCGACCGACATGCCGGATTATTTCCCGTGGTGGACGGAGCGGGAATACAAATGA
- a CDS encoding amidase codes for MHKRGADEAVTSLHDLSAVDLIAGYRAKQFSPSEVLEDVLEHVAAWEPHLKALYAFDPDAAREAAKASTARWTGGEPAGALDGVPVTIKDNIATKGVPVPLGAASVKLVPAEKDAPPAARLREAGAVIFAKTTMPDYGMLSSGLSSFHALARNPWDLSKNPGGSSAGAGAAAAAGYGPLHLGTDIGGSVRLPAGWCGLVGLKPSLGRVPIDPPYVGRVAGPMTRSVDDCALMMSVISKPDRRDGMSLPAEPLNWKTLDKSPRKLRIGLMLDLGVGLPLEKPVREVAVKAAKAFESAGAVVTEVNGILTREMLDGLDSFWRARMWDDLSKLTPAEQARVLPYIFKWGESGANLSGVEVIRGFNQTMAIRAAAAKLFCELDYVISPTAPNVNFPAELASPTNDPMKPFEHICYTVPWNMSENPAVSINGGFDAKGFPIGVQIVGRRFDDIGVLGLAKAFEGLRGAQRPWPKPPAH; via the coding sequence ATGCATAAGCGCGGCGCCGACGAAGCGGTCACCTCGCTGCATGATCTGTCCGCAGTCGATCTGATCGCGGGCTATCGCGCCAAGCAGTTCTCCCCGAGCGAGGTGCTGGAGGACGTGCTCGAGCACGTCGCCGCGTGGGAGCCGCACCTCAAGGCGCTCTATGCCTTCGATCCCGACGCCGCGCGCGAGGCCGCAAAGGCCTCGACGGCACGCTGGACCGGCGGCGAGCCGGCCGGCGCGCTCGACGGCGTGCCGGTGACGATCAAGGACAATATCGCGACCAAGGGCGTGCCGGTGCCGCTGGGCGCGGCGAGCGTCAAGCTCGTGCCGGCGGAGAAGGACGCGCCGCCGGCGGCGCGGCTGCGCGAGGCCGGCGCGGTCATCTTCGCAAAGACCACCATGCCCGATTACGGCATGCTCTCCTCCGGGCTCTCCAGCTTCCATGCGCTCGCGCGCAATCCCTGGGACCTTTCGAAGAACCCCGGCGGCTCAAGCGCGGGCGCCGGCGCCGCCGCTGCCGCCGGCTACGGCCCGCTTCATCTCGGCACCGATATCGGCGGCTCCGTGCGCCTGCCCGCCGGCTGGTGCGGCCTCGTCGGCCTGAAGCCGAGCCTCGGCCGCGTGCCGATCGATCCGCCCTATGTCGGCCGCGTCGCCGGTCCCATGACCCGCAGCGTCGACGATTGCGCCCTGATGATGAGCGTGATCTCAAAACCCGACCGGCGCGATGGCATGAGCCTGCCCGCCGAGCCCCTCAATTGGAAGACCCTGGACAAGTCGCCGCGAAAACTGCGCATCGGATTGATGCTCGATCTGGGCGTCGGGCTGCCGCTGGAAAAGCCGGTGCGTGAAGTCGCGGTGAAGGCAGCCAAGGCGTTCGAATCCGCCGGCGCCGTCGTCACCGAAGTCAACGGCATCCTCACGCGCGAGATGCTCGACGGCCTCGACAGTTTCTGGCGCGCGCGGATGTGGGATGATCTGTCGAAGCTGACGCCCGCCGAGCAGGCAAGAGTGCTGCCCTATATCTTCAAATGGGGCGAGTCCGGCGCAAACCTGTCGGGCGTCGAGGTGATCCGCGGCTTCAACCAGACCATGGCGATCCGCGCCGCCGCGGCAAAGCTGTTCTGCGAGCTCGACTACGTGATCTCGCCGACCGCGCCGAACGTCAACTTCCCGGCCGAACTCGCTTCACCGACCAACGATCCGATGAAGCCGTTCGAGCACATCTGCTATACCGTGCCGTGGAATATGTCGGAGAATCCCGCCGTCTCCATCAACGGCGGCTTCGATGCCAAGGGTTTTCCCATTGGCGTGCAGATCGTCGGCCGCCGCTTCGACGATATCGGCGTGCTCGGTCTCGCCAAGGCGTTTGAGGGCTTGCGGGGTGCGCAGCGGCCCTGGCCGAAGCCGCCGGCGCACTAG
- a CDS encoding M20 family metallopeptidase, with protein sequence MPTIDRIDGYADELTAVRRDLHAHPEIGFEEVRTSGIVADKLKSWGIEVHRGLGGTGVIGVIKGKGTSGKRIGLRADMDALPMEENTNLKWRSTVPGRFHGCGHDGHTTMLLGTARYLAETRNFDGTVHLIFQPAEEGLGGARAMIKDGLFEKFPCDELYGLHNAPDLNLGEIAILPGPAMAGADFFDLRINGYGAHGAMPERSKDAVVIATTLAQAIQTIVSRNVEPLQAAVVSITQIHAGSAYNVIPGEAHLCGTVRAFSDEVRALIRERMRAICAGVASAFQVEIEADIRDTFGVLVNQVEQSKVVEEVARTVVDPANVITRTQPKMGSEDFADMLQTIPGAYFWVGHDGSVPVHNPGYVLDDKILPIGASMFARIIETRMPAGGNA encoded by the coding sequence ATGCCCACGATCGACCGCATCGACGGCTATGCCGACGAACTCACCGCCGTCCGCCGCGACCTGCACGCCCATCCCGAGATCGGCTTCGAGGAAGTGCGCACCTCCGGCATTGTCGCCGACAAGCTGAAGAGCTGGGGCATCGAGGTGCATCGCGGCCTTGGCGGCACCGGCGTGATCGGCGTCATCAAGGGCAAGGGCACGAGCGGCAAGCGCATCGGCCTGCGCGCCGACATGGACGCGCTGCCCATGGAAGAGAACACCAATCTGAAATGGCGCTCGACCGTTCCCGGCCGCTTCCACGGCTGCGGCCATGACGGCCACACCACCATGCTACTCGGCACCGCGCGCTACCTCGCCGAGACCCGGAACTTTGACGGCACCGTGCACCTGATCTTCCAGCCGGCCGAGGAAGGCCTCGGCGGCGCCCGCGCCATGATCAAGGACGGCCTGTTCGAAAAATTCCCCTGCGACGAGCTCTACGGCCTGCATAACGCGCCCGACCTCAATCTCGGCGAGATCGCGATCCTGCCGGGACCTGCGATGGCCGGCGCCGACTTCTTCGACCTCCGTATCAACGGCTATGGCGCGCACGGCGCGATGCCGGAGCGTTCCAAGGACGCCGTGGTGATCGCGACCACGCTGGCACAGGCGATCCAGACCATCGTCAGCCGCAACGTCGAGCCGCTCCAGGCCGCCGTCGTATCCATCACCCAGATCCATGCGGGTTCGGCCTATAACGTCATTCCCGGCGAAGCGCATCTGTGCGGAACCGTGCGCGCGTTCTCCGACGAGGTTCGCGCGCTGATCCGCGAACGCATGCGCGCGATCTGCGCCGGCGTAGCTAGCGCGTTCCAGGTCGAGATCGAGGCCGACATCCGCGACACTTTTGGTGTGCTCGTCAACCAGGTCGAGCAGTCCAAGGTGGTCGAGGAGGTCGCGCGCACCGTCGTCGATCCCGCTAACGTGATCACCCGCACCCAGCCGAAGATGGGCAGCGAGGATTTTGCCGACATGCTGCAGACCATTCCCGGCGCCTATTTCTGGGTCGGCCACGACGGCTCGGTGCCGGTGCACAATCCCGGCTATGTGCTCGACGACAAGATCCTGCCGATCGGCGCCAGCATGTTCGCCCGCATCATCGAGACGCGCATGCCGGCAGGTGGCAATGCATAA